From the Arthrobacter sp. PM3 genome, one window contains:
- a CDS encoding 3-hydroxyacyl-CoA dehydrogenase family protein: MGNPVLPANLPEHVGVLGGGRMGAGIAHAFLIKGANVLVVERDEESAEAARERIESAAAKSIERGAVDGNLDEIVSRLAVTVDYDDFAGRQLVVEAVPEDWDLKVTALRGIEERLDDAAYLASNTSSLSVNGLARELKRPQNFLGLHFFNPVPASTLIEVVLGEQTSDALARAARGWTEALGKTAVVVNDAPGFASSRLGVAIALEAMRMVEEGVASAEDIDNAMVLGYKHPTGPLRTTDIVGLDVRLGIAEYLQSMLGDRFAPPQILRDKVARGELGRKSGKGFFDWTD; encoded by the coding sequence ATGGGCAACCCCGTACTCCCCGCCAACCTCCCTGAACACGTCGGCGTCCTCGGCGGCGGCCGCATGGGCGCCGGCATCGCCCACGCCTTCCTGATCAAGGGCGCCAACGTCCTGGTGGTTGAGCGCGATGAGGAATCGGCCGAGGCCGCCCGTGAGCGGATCGAATCCGCCGCCGCCAAGAGCATCGAGCGCGGCGCCGTGGACGGCAACCTGGACGAGATCGTCTCCCGGCTCGCCGTCACCGTGGACTACGACGACTTCGCCGGCCGGCAGTTGGTGGTGGAGGCCGTACCCGAGGACTGGGACCTCAAGGTCACCGCCCTGCGCGGCATCGAGGAACGGCTGGACGACGCCGCCTACCTCGCCTCCAACACGTCGTCGCTGTCCGTCAACGGACTGGCCCGCGAGCTGAAGCGGCCGCAGAACTTCCTGGGCCTGCACTTCTTCAACCCGGTGCCGGCGTCGACCCTGATTGAGGTGGTCCTCGGCGAACAGACCTCGGACGCCCTGGCCCGGGCCGCCCGCGGCTGGACCGAGGCCCTCGGCAAGACCGCCGTCGTGGTCAACGACGCCCCCGGTTTCGCCTCGTCCCGGCTCGGCGTGGCGATCGCCCTCGAGGCGATGCGCATGGTGGAGGAGGGCGTCGCGTCCGCGGAGGACATCGACAACGCCATGGTGCTGGGCTACAAACACCCCACCGGCCCGCTGCGGACCACCGACATCGTGGGCCTCGACGTGCGACTCGGCATCGCGGAATACCTCCAGTCCATGCTCGGCGACCGTTTCGCCCCGCCGCAGATCCTCCGCGACAAAGTCGCCCGCGGGGAACTCGGCCGCAAATCCGGCAAGGGCTTTTTCGACTGGACCGACTGA
- a CDS encoding enoyl-CoA hydratase/isomerase family protein, producing the protein MTATGTALDAAGFSTLLVEERGDRMVVVLNRPEVRNAIDQQMVDELHAVCAYLEQRPKVLIIAGAEGVFASGADIGQLRERRRDDALQGINSTIFVRIAKLPMPVIAALDGFCLGGGAELAYAADFRIGTPSVRIGNPETGLGILAAAGASWRLKELVGEPVAKEMLLAGAVLRAERALAVNLITEIHEPSGLMAAAHALADRIATQDPLAVRITKSVFHAPAEAHPLIDQLAQGILFESQAKFDRMQAFLDKKEARKADKKSADEAEKK; encoded by the coding sequence ATGACGGCCACGGGTACGGCGCTGGACGCCGCCGGTTTCAGCACCCTGCTGGTCGAAGAGCGCGGGGACCGGATGGTGGTGGTGCTCAACCGCCCCGAGGTCCGCAACGCGATCGACCAGCAGATGGTGGATGAGCTGCATGCGGTGTGCGCCTATCTCGAGCAGCGGCCCAAGGTCCTCATCATCGCCGGCGCGGAGGGCGTCTTTGCTTCCGGCGCCGACATCGGGCAGCTGCGCGAACGCCGCCGCGACGACGCCCTGCAAGGCATCAACTCCACCATTTTCGTCCGGATCGCGAAGCTGCCGATGCCCGTCATCGCGGCCCTTGACGGGTTCTGCCTCGGCGGCGGCGCCGAACTGGCCTACGCCGCGGATTTCCGGATCGGCACCCCGTCCGTCCGGATCGGCAACCCCGAAACCGGGCTCGGCATCCTGGCCGCGGCCGGTGCCAGCTGGCGCCTCAAGGAGCTGGTCGGCGAACCCGTCGCCAAGGAAATGCTCCTGGCCGGTGCCGTGCTGCGCGCCGAACGGGCCCTCGCCGTCAACCTGATCACGGAAATCCACGAACCGTCCGGGCTGATGGCCGCGGCCCACGCCCTCGCCGACCGGATCGCCACGCAGGACCCGCTCGCCGTCCGGATCACCAAGTCCGTGTTCCACGCCCCCGCCGAGGCGCACCCCCTCATCGACCAGCTGGCACAGGGGATCCTCTTTGAATCCCAGGCCAAGTTCGACCGCATGCAGGCTTTCTTGGACAAAAAAGAAGCCAGAAAAGCAGACAAGAAATCCGCCGACGAAGCAGAGAAGAAGTAA
- a CDS encoding acetyl-CoA C-acyltransferase — protein sequence MVEAFLVGGARTPVGRYGGALSAVRPDDLAALVVREAVVRAGVDPDSIDEVILGNANGAGEENRNVARMATLLAGLPLHIPGITVNRLCASGLSAIIMASQMIKSGAADIVVAGGVESMSRAPWVQEKPRTAFAKPGEIFDTSIGWRFVNPRFTQGELARDGKMTYSMPETAEEVGRVDGISREDADAFAVRSHERALAAIAAGRFADEIVPVTVTSRKGETVVDTDEGPRAGTTMDVLSGLRPVVKGGSVVTAGNSSSLNDGASAIIVASEAAIQKLGLTPRARIIDGASAGCEPEIMGIGPVPATQKVLARSGLGVGDLGAVELNEAFATQSLASMRRLGLDPEIVNRDGGAISLGHPLGSSGSRIAITLLGRMEREDAKIGLATMCIGVGQGTAMLLERV from the coding sequence ATGGTCGAGGCTTTTCTTGTAGGCGGTGCCCGCACCCCGGTCGGCCGCTACGGCGGCGCCCTTTCCGCGGTCCGCCCCGACGACCTCGCCGCCCTGGTGGTCCGCGAGGCCGTGGTCCGGGCCGGCGTCGATCCGGACAGCATCGACGAGGTGATCCTGGGCAACGCCAACGGTGCCGGCGAGGAGAACCGCAACGTGGCCCGGATGGCCACGCTCCTGGCCGGGCTGCCCCTGCACATCCCCGGCATTACCGTGAACCGGCTGTGCGCCTCCGGCCTCAGCGCCATCATCATGGCCAGCCAGATGATCAAGTCCGGCGCCGCGGACATCGTGGTGGCCGGCGGCGTCGAATCCATGAGCCGGGCCCCCTGGGTCCAGGAAAAGCCGCGGACGGCCTTTGCCAAGCCGGGCGAAATCTTTGACACCTCCATCGGCTGGCGATTCGTCAACCCGCGGTTCACCCAGGGTGAGCTCGCCCGGGACGGGAAGATGACGTACTCCATGCCGGAGACGGCAGAGGAAGTGGGCCGCGTTGACGGCATCTCCCGCGAGGACGCCGACGCCTTCGCCGTCCGCTCCCACGAACGGGCCCTGGCTGCCATTGCCGCGGGCCGCTTCGCCGACGAGATCGTTCCCGTGACGGTCACCTCGCGCAAGGGGGAGACCGTCGTGGACACCGACGAAGGACCCCGCGCCGGCACCACCATGGACGTGCTTTCCGGGCTGCGGCCCGTCGTCAAGGGCGGCTCGGTTGTCACGGCCGGCAACTCCTCCAGCCTCAACGACGGCGCGTCCGCCATCATCGTGGCCTCTGAAGCCGCCATCCAGAAGCTCGGCCTCACACCGCGCGCCCGCATCATCGACGGCGCCTCGGCCGGCTGTGAGCCCGAGATCATGGGCATCGGCCCGGTCCCGGCCACGCAGAAAGTGCTCGCCCGTTCCGGGCTTGGCGTCGGTGACCTTGGCGCCGTCGAACTGAACGAAGCCTTCGCTACCCAGTCCCTGGCCAGCATGCGCCGGCTCGGCCTGGACCCGGAGATCGTCAACCGCGACGGCGGCGCGATCTCCCTCGGGCACCCGCTGGGCTCCTCAGGGTCGCGGATCGCCATCACGCTGCTGGGGCGGATGGAACGCGAGGACGCCAAGATCGGCCTGGCGACCATGTGTATCGGCGTCGGCCAGGGCACGGCGATGCTGCTGGAGCGCGTCTGA
- a CDS encoding pentapeptide repeat-containing protein: MARRAASAGAPKVAAPRLAPVRPGALRDDPDPGFRSGERYDGVRYSRASADGLDLGGAIFAECEFAGVSFHETQLRGAAFRDCILTEAYAPVLTAARASLRDVEIGNPRWGSAELYESGWQSVRIDGGKLDYLNLRGSKLTDVQISDCIIGELDLGSCTATRVALKNCTIGTLDFSGARLKDFDLRGTDFRTVSGLGSLAGLVIDDYQLTLLAPLLATHLGIVVA, from the coding sequence ATGGCGCGACGCGCAGCATCCGCCGGCGCACCGAAAGTCGCTGCGCCCCGCCTCGCCCCGGTCCGGCCGGGTGCGCTGCGTGACGATCCCGACCCGGGCTTCCGGAGCGGCGAACGGTACGACGGCGTCCGGTACAGCCGGGCATCGGCCGACGGCCTGGATCTGGGCGGCGCAATCTTTGCCGAGTGCGAGTTCGCCGGGGTGTCCTTCCATGAAACCCAACTGCGCGGGGCGGCCTTCCGCGACTGCATCCTCACCGAGGCCTACGCCCCGGTGCTCACCGCGGCCCGGGCCAGCCTGCGGGACGTCGAAATCGGCAATCCCCGCTGGGGTTCGGCGGAACTTTATGAGAGCGGCTGGCAGTCGGTCAGGATCGACGGCGGCAAACTCGACTACCTCAACCTGCGCGGCTCCAAGCTCACCGATGTGCAGATCAGCGACTGCATCATCGGCGAACTGGACCTCGGTTCCTGCACCGCCACCCGGGTCGCCCTGAAAAACTGCACCATCGGCACCCTGGACTTCAGCGGCGCCCGGCTGAAAGATTTCGACCTCCGCGGCACCGACTTCCGCACCGTCAGCGGCCTCGGCAGCCTTGCCGGGCTCGTGATCGATGACTACCAGCTCACCCTGCTGGCGCCGCTGCTGGCCACCCACCTGGGCATCGTCGTCGCGTAA
- a CDS encoding SRPBCC family protein: protein MDQRTTLTQHIKAPADSVWAVVSDIPGSAATLSGVESIQLLTEGPYAVGTRWKETRAMLGRSETVEMWVSQCEAPSNGRGGSTTVKARQGGADYTSRFTLAGRDGGTDLTLTFGASLTAPTRFSRIMLTVFGPLGLRVTRKALAKDLAEIAAKAESL, encoded by the coding sequence ATGGACCAAAGGACCACGCTCACGCAGCACATCAAGGCTCCGGCCGACTCCGTCTGGGCGGTGGTGTCCGACATTCCCGGGTCTGCCGCAACCCTGTCCGGCGTCGAATCGATCCAGCTGCTCACCGAGGGCCCCTACGCCGTCGGCACCCGCTGGAAAGAGACGCGCGCCATGCTGGGACGCTCGGAGACGGTGGAGATGTGGGTGTCCCAGTGCGAGGCGCCGTCGAACGGCCGGGGTGGCAGCACCACCGTGAAGGCCCGCCAGGGCGGCGCCGACTACACCTCGCGGTTCACGCTGGCCGGGCGCGACGGCGGGACCGACCTCACGCTGACCTTCGGCGCCAGCCTCACCGCACCCACCCGGTTCAGCCGGATCATGCTCACCGTGTTCGGCCCGCTCGGCCTGCGCGTCACCCGAAAGGCGCTCGCGAAGGATCTCGCGGAAATCGCGGCCAAAGCCGAGTCGCTCTGA
- a CDS encoding CsbD family protein, producing the protein MGIGDKIQNEAEHLGGKAKEAAGNATDNDRLRAEGQRDQVVADAKKVGENVKDAFKKD; encoded by the coding sequence ATGGGTATCGGAGACAAGATTCAGAACGAGGCGGAGCACCTCGGCGGCAAGGCCAAGGAAGCTGCGGGTAACGCCACTGACAACGACCGGCTGCGGGCTGAAGGCCAGCGCGACCAGGTTGTAGCCGACGCGAAGAAGGTCGGCGAGAACGTCAAGGACGCCTTCAAGAAGGACTAG
- a CDS encoding dienelactone hydrolase family protein produces the protein MARTGDDGGNPARRDLSGRNLSNLDLGRESAAAGGSPGLRGYLAAPAGEGPFPAVLMIHEMFGLNDITVRHADRLAAAGYLTLAIDLFSDGGARRCIVATMRALSAGEGRAFTDLATARDWLLASGRTTGKIGVIGFCMGGSFALLLATDRFDASAVNYGRLPKDPDKALAGACPIVANFGGKDRSLAGGAAKLQSVLDRLGVENDVKEFPSAGHSFLNDAEAGPAALRPLFRVMGVGPDPASAPEAWQRIEDHFARYLKAAEAHP, from the coding sequence ATGGCACGCACCGGGGACGACGGCGGCAACCCCGCCAGGCGGGATTTGAGCGGCCGGAATTTGAGCAACCTTGACTTGGGCCGGGAAAGCGCTGCCGCCGGCGGCTCGCCGGGGTTGCGGGGTTACCTGGCGGCGCCGGCAGGCGAAGGGCCGTTCCCCGCGGTCCTGATGATCCATGAAATGTTTGGCCTGAACGACATCACCGTCCGCCATGCGGACCGGCTGGCGGCGGCGGGATACCTGACGCTGGCCATAGACCTGTTCAGCGACGGCGGGGCCCGCCGCTGCATCGTGGCAACCATGCGGGCGCTCTCGGCGGGCGAGGGCCGGGCCTTCACCGATCTGGCGACGGCCCGGGACTGGCTGCTGGCGTCGGGCCGGACCACGGGGAAGATTGGCGTGATCGGTTTCTGCATGGGCGGCAGCTTCGCCCTGCTGTTGGCCACCGACCGCTTCGACGCCTCGGCCGTGAACTACGGCCGGCTCCCTAAAGACCCGGACAAGGCCCTGGCCGGCGCGTGCCCGATCGTGGCCAACTTCGGCGGCAAGGACCGCAGCCTGGCCGGCGGGGCGGCGAAGCTTCAGTCCGTGCTGGACCGGCTGGGGGTGGAAAACGATGTCAAAGAGTTCCCGTCGGCCGGTCACTCCTTCCTCAATGATGCGGAGGCCGGCCCGGCGGCGCTGCGCCCGCTTTTCCGGGTCATGGGCGTCGGCCCGGATCCGGCGTCGGCCCCGGAAGCGTGGCAGCGGATCGAGGACCACTTCGCCAGGTATCTGAAGGCCGCTGAGGCTCACCCCTAG
- a CDS encoding XRE family transcriptional regulator, with translation MTNQPGGESDVPVEPPAEDAAGKLERIIAGQLRHYRTAQGLSAAELAARTGLSKAMISKIESASTSCSLTTLQRLADGLKIPVTALFRGADTDRDATFTKNGQGSLTVRSGTQHGHEYRVLGTLKGRTDAIEPTLVTLTDASDVFPLFQHPGTEFIYMLAGRMVYGHGAYEYTMEAGDSLLLDGEGPHGPLELLDLPIRFLAIAAP, from the coding sequence ATGACGAATCAGCCTGGCGGAGAGTCGGACGTGCCAGTGGAACCGCCGGCGGAGGATGCCGCGGGCAAGCTCGAACGGATCATTGCCGGCCAGCTCCGGCACTACCGGACGGCCCAGGGGCTGTCCGCCGCCGAACTCGCCGCCCGGACGGGCCTGTCCAAGGCCATGATCTCGAAGATCGAGTCGGCCAGTACCTCGTGTTCGCTGACTACCCTGCAGCGCCTGGCCGACGGCCTGAAGATTCCGGTCACGGCCCTGTTCCGCGGCGCCGACACCGACCGGGACGCGACGTTCACCAAGAACGGCCAGGGCAGCCTGACCGTGCGCAGCGGGACTCAGCACGGGCATGAGTACCGGGTGCTGGGAACCCTCAAGGGGCGCACCGACGCCATCGAACCGACGCTGGTCACGCTGACCGACGCCTCTGACGTCTTCCCGCTGTTCCAGCACCCCGGCACGGAATTCATCTACATGCTCGCCGGCCGCATGGTCTACGGCCACGGCGCCTACGAATACACCATGGAAGCCGGCGACTCGCTGCTCCTCGACGGCGAAGGCCCGCACGGACCCCTAGAGCTGCTGGACCTGCCGATCCGGTTCCTCGCCATCGCTGCGCCCTAG
- a CDS encoding allantoate amidohydrolase: protein MTTSATTPATGTVTGLMRDIAGIGTDRHRGGYTRPVFSHAETELRGWFIEQAGRRGLDVTTDTNGILWAWWDTATGVRKDAVVTGSHLDSVPGGGEYDGPLGVASALAAVDILKSRGVRPRRPLAIAVFPEEEGSRFGVACLGSRLLTGALDPDKARNLRDADGNTYADVAAANGQDPRFIGPDRKALQQIGVFVELHVEQGRGLADLGRPVAVGSSILGHGRWKLSVHGQGNHAGTTLMQDRKDPMIAAAKIMLGIRDTARNYRDARATVGRLQPVPGGTNVIASRVDLWIDLRHPRDEVTAALVESIHLNAQVIAAEEGCTVSFGTESLSPTVHFDTGLRDELQALLPGAPVLDTGAGHDAGVLAGHLPTAMLFVRNPTGISHSPEELVEDHDAEAGAGALADVLAGLLGEARVIG, encoded by the coding sequence GTGACCACCTCCGCCACTACACCGGCCACCGGCACCGTCACCGGCCTCATGCGGGACATCGCCGGAATCGGCACCGACAGGCACCGCGGCGGCTACACCCGCCCGGTCTTCTCACACGCCGAAACGGAGCTCCGGGGCTGGTTCATCGAGCAGGCCGGCCGGCGGGGACTGGATGTCACCACCGACACCAACGGAATCCTCTGGGCCTGGTGGGACACCGCGACCGGTGTGCGGAAGGACGCCGTCGTCACGGGAAGCCACCTCGACTCCGTTCCCGGCGGGGGAGAATACGACGGCCCCTTGGGGGTGGCCTCCGCGCTCGCCGCCGTCGACATCCTCAAGAGCCGGGGCGTCCGCCCCCGCAGGCCGCTGGCCATCGCCGTCTTTCCCGAAGAGGAAGGCTCCCGGTTCGGCGTAGCCTGCCTGGGGTCCCGCCTGCTCACCGGCGCCCTGGACCCGGACAAAGCCCGCAACCTCAGGGACGCCGACGGCAACACCTACGCCGACGTGGCCGCGGCCAACGGGCAGGACCCCCGGTTCATCGGCCCCGACCGTAAGGCCCTGCAGCAGATCGGCGTGTTCGTCGAACTGCACGTCGAACAAGGCAGGGGGCTGGCCGACCTCGGCCGGCCGGTGGCCGTCGGCTCGTCCATCCTGGGCCACGGCCGGTGGAAACTGTCCGTGCACGGGCAGGGAAACCACGCCGGGACCACCCTCATGCAGGACCGGAAGGACCCCATGATCGCCGCGGCCAAGATCATGCTGGGCATCCGGGACACGGCCCGGAACTACCGGGACGCCCGCGCCACCGTGGGCCGCCTCCAGCCCGTCCCCGGCGGCACCAACGTGATCGCCTCCCGCGTGGACCTGTGGATCGACCTCCGGCACCCGCGGGACGAGGTCACCGCCGCCCTGGTCGAATCCATCCACCTCAACGCCCAGGTCATCGCCGCCGAGGAAGGGTGCACCGTCAGCTTCGGCACCGAATCACTGAGCCCGACCGTGCACTTCGACACCGGGCTGCGCGACGAGCTGCAGGCACTGCTGCCGGGAGCTCCGGTCCTGGACACCGGCGCGGGCCACGACGCCGGCGTGCTCGCCGGCCACCTTCCCACCGCCATGCTGTTCGTGCGGAACCCGACCGGAATTTCGCATTCGCCGGAGGAACTGGTGGAAGACCACGACGCCGAGGCCGGGGCCGGCGCCCTGGCGGACGTCCTCGCGGGCCTGCTGGGCGAGGCCCGGGTGATCGGATAG
- a CDS encoding FAD-dependent oxidoreductase — protein MTESSEYVVVGAGLAGAATAWQLASRGHDVTILERTVPASHDGSSHGSARIFRYAYPDEFYTRAVIESKVLWDELDRASGLDLITDFGAVDYGPERRPEDLARVLAGTGVEHELLSAAEARTRWPHIAFDTSVLWHPGAGVIDAESAVKAMIGQAVKHGARLLTGWHVAGVAKQGAGYRLTSAAGETCDAGSVVVGAGGWLPGLLGQLGLPAGFLAGLPEITVRQEQAYHFRYRDIPGGGQHWPTFIHKSTDIQTYGLPGGRDAGFAGQKIAEYNGGKLIPSAAAQTGTVDPDNRRRVVDYVQKYLPGLDPEPYAETTCLFTNTPTEDFLIDRAEGLTILSPCSGHGAKFAPLIGQWAADLATGAGDIPARFRQATAGISAG, from the coding sequence ATGACCGAATCGTCCGAGTACGTCGTGGTGGGCGCCGGACTGGCCGGCGCCGCCACCGCCTGGCAGCTGGCCTCCCGCGGCCACGACGTGACCATCCTGGAGCGGACCGTGCCGGCAAGCCACGACGGCAGCTCGCACGGATCGGCCCGGATCTTCCGCTACGCCTACCCGGATGAGTTCTACACCCGGGCCGTGATCGAATCCAAGGTCCTGTGGGACGAACTGGACCGGGCCAGCGGGCTCGACCTCATCACCGACTTCGGTGCCGTGGACTACGGGCCCGAGCGGCGGCCCGAAGACCTGGCCCGGGTCCTGGCCGGCACCGGCGTGGAACACGAGCTCCTCAGCGCAGCCGAGGCCAGGACCCGCTGGCCCCACATCGCCTTCGACACCTCCGTGCTCTGGCACCCCGGCGCCGGCGTCATCGACGCCGAAAGCGCGGTGAAAGCGATGATCGGCCAGGCCGTGAAGCACGGCGCGAGGCTGCTGACCGGCTGGCACGTCGCGGGCGTGGCCAAGCAGGGCGCAGGCTACCGCTTGACGTCCGCCGCGGGGGAAACGTGCGACGCCGGTAGTGTCGTCGTCGGTGCCGGTGGCTGGCTGCCCGGGCTCCTGGGACAGCTCGGTCTGCCCGCGGGGTTCCTCGCAGGCCTGCCCGAGATCACGGTCCGGCAGGAACAGGCCTACCACTTCCGCTACCGGGACATCCCCGGCGGCGGGCAGCACTGGCCCACCTTCATCCACAAGAGCACGGACATCCAGACCTACGGACTGCCGGGCGGCCGGGATGCCGGCTTCGCCGGGCAGAAAATCGCCGAATACAACGGCGGAAAGCTCATCCCCTCCGCCGCCGCCCAGACCGGCACCGTGGACCCGGACAACCGGCGGCGCGTGGTCGACTACGTGCAGAAGTACCTCCCCGGACTGGACCCCGAACCCTACGCCGAGACCACATGCCTGTTCACCAACACCCCGACCGAGGACTTCCTCATCGACCGGGCGGAGGGTCTGACCATCCTGTCGCCCTGCTCCGGCCACGGCGCCAAGTTCGCCCCCCTGATCGGCCAGTGGGCGGCCGACCTCGCCACCGGCGCCGGCGACATCCCGGCCCGGTTCCGGCAGGCCACCGCCGGCATCAGCGCCGGCTGA
- a CDS encoding FMN-binding glutamate synthase family protein produces MTITSIPVPAQAPAQAPAQNVAAADIAALGLRESSTFDRATIADIQRAAATGVYDIRGWGAKRKVPHFDDLLFLGASMSRYPLEGYREKCDTDVVLGDRHASKPLHLQTPVTIAGMSFGALSANAKEALGRGASEVGTSTTTGDGGMTPEERGQSKHLVYQYLPSRYGMNPDDLRKADAIEIVLGQGAKPGGGGMLLGQKITERVAGMRTLPVGIDQRSASRHPDWTGPDDLEIKIGELREITDWKTPIYVKIGASRPYYDTALAVKAGADVVVVDGMQGGTAATQQVFIENVGIPTLAAIPQAVQALQELGVHRKVQLIVSGGIRTGADVAKAMALGADAVAIGTAALIALGDNDHRYAAEYAALGSAAGFYDDFQEGRDPAGITTQDPELSARLDPVAGGRRLANYLRVLTMEAQTIARACGKSHLRNLEPEDLVALTIEASAMARVPLAGTSWIPGAK; encoded by the coding sequence TTGACCATCACCTCCATCCCCGTCCCCGCCCAGGCGCCCGCGCAGGCCCCCGCACAGAACGTTGCTGCGGCTGATATCGCTGCGCTTGGCCTGCGCGAGTCCTCCACCTTCGACCGTGCCACCATCGCCGACATCCAGCGTGCAGCCGCCACCGGCGTCTACGACATCCGCGGCTGGGGCGCCAAGCGCAAGGTCCCGCACTTCGATGACCTGCTGTTCCTGGGCGCCTCCATGTCCCGCTACCCGCTGGAGGGTTACCGGGAAAAGTGCGACACCGACGTCGTCCTCGGTGACCGCCACGCCTCCAAACCGCTGCACCTGCAGACCCCGGTGACCATCGCCGGGATGAGCTTCGGCGCCCTGTCCGCCAACGCCAAGGAGGCGCTGGGCCGCGGCGCCAGCGAGGTGGGGACCTCCACCACCACGGGCGACGGCGGCATGACGCCTGAGGAGCGAGGCCAGTCCAAGCACCTGGTGTATCAGTACCTGCCCTCCCGCTACGGCATGAACCCGGATGACCTGCGCAAGGCCGACGCCATCGAGATCGTGCTGGGCCAAGGCGCCAAGCCCGGCGGCGGCGGCATGCTGCTGGGCCAGAAGATCACCGAACGCGTCGCCGGCATGCGCACCCTGCCGGTCGGGATCGACCAGCGCTCCGCCAGCCGCCACCCGGACTGGACCGGCCCGGACGACCTCGAAATCAAGATCGGCGAACTTCGCGAAATCACCGACTGGAAGACGCCCATCTACGTCAAGATCGGCGCCTCCCGGCCCTACTATGACACCGCCCTGGCCGTGAAAGCCGGCGCCGATGTGGTGGTGGTGGACGGCATGCAGGGCGGCACCGCCGCAACCCAGCAGGTCTTCATCGAAAACGTGGGCATCCCCACCCTTGCCGCGATCCCGCAGGCCGTCCAGGCCCTCCAGGAACTCGGGGTTCACCGCAAAGTCCAGCTGATCGTCTCCGGCGGCATCCGCACCGGCGCCGACGTCGCCAAGGCCATGGCCCTGGGCGCCGACGCCGTCGCGATCGGCACCGCGGCGCTGATCGCCCTGGGTGACAACGATCACCGCTACGCCGCCGAATACGCCGCACTCGGCTCGGCGGCGGGCTTCTACGACGACTTCCAGGAGGGCCGCGACCCCGCCGGCATCACCACGCAGGACCCGGAACTGTCCGCACGGCTGGATCCGGTGGCGGGCGGCCGACGCCTGGCCAACTACCTAAGGGTCCTGACCATGGAGGCCCAGACCATCGCCCGGGCCTGCGGAAAGTCCCACCTGCGCAACCTCGAACCCGAGGACCTGGTGGCCCTGACCATCGAAGCCTCCGCCATGGCCCGGGTGCCCCTGGCCGGCACCAGCTGGATCCCGGGAGCGAAGTGA
- a CDS encoding protein glxC, which produces MVTLTAPETLTAPTADAETTVLDLAGSTVRELNQGLHDAVDGQAWTVTNPGGKHSLAVGITADVTVTIDGHAGYYAAGMHQKGKVTVTGNAGVGLAENIMSGKVHVKGDASQSAAATGHGGLVVIDGNAGARCGISMKGVDIVVGGDIGHMSAFMAQAGRLVVCGDAGDALGDSIYEARIYVKGTVASLGADCIEKPLKAEHFEELAELLAAAGRTENPADFKRYGSARNLYHFHVDNSTAY; this is translated from the coding sequence ATGGTCACTCTGACAGCCCCCGAAACCCTCACGGCACCCACCGCTGACGCCGAAACCACAGTGCTCGACCTCGCCGGCAGCACCGTCCGCGAACTGAACCAGGGACTGCACGACGCCGTCGACGGCCAGGCCTGGACGGTCACCAACCCCGGCGGCAAGCACAGCCTCGCCGTCGGCATTACTGCCGACGTCACCGTCACCATCGACGGCCACGCCGGCTACTACGCGGCCGGCATGCACCAGAAGGGCAAGGTCACCGTCACCGGCAACGCCGGCGTCGGCCTCGCGGAGAACATCATGTCCGGAAAGGTGCACGTCAAGGGCGATGCTTCCCAGTCGGCCGCGGCCACCGGGCACGGCGGACTCGTGGTGATCGACGGCAACGCCGGAGCCCGCTGCGGGATCTCCATGAAAGGCGTGGACATTGTGGTGGGCGGCGACATCGGCCACATGTCCGCCTTCATGGCCCAGGCCGGCCGACTGGTGGTCTGCGGTGACGCCGGAGACGCCCTCGGCGACTCCATCTACGAGGCCCGCATTTACGTCAAGGGCACCGTCGCGTCCCTCGGCGCCGACTGCATCGAAAAGCCGCTGAAGGCCGAACACTTCGAAGAACTCGCGGAACTGCTCGCCGCCGCCGGCCGGACCGAGAACCCGGCCGACTTCAAGCGCTACGGCTCAGCCAGGAACCTTTACCACTTCCACGTCGACAACTCGACCGCCTACTAG